In Nocardia yunnanensis, one DNA window encodes the following:
- a CDS encoding TetR/AcrR family transcriptional regulator, giving the protein MSRPDLVGRRADAQRNRQLALEAATALLAESDSALTVDAIAKRAGLGVGTVVRAFGGKDALLDAAVSELLTPMVERGKELLAQGDPSEALRTFLGELMTFQAAHHAVSERFAGLQLPETSALRGQLVTIAADLVTGAQRAGTVRTDLDADALTAMIGETAFAVARSAGTSPRLTDTFLTVLMDGLKPSAG; this is encoded by the coding sequence ATGTCAAGGCCGGATCTGGTGGGTCGTCGGGCGGATGCGCAACGCAATCGGCAGCTCGCGCTCGAGGCGGCGACAGCCCTACTGGCGGAATCCGATTCGGCGCTCACCGTGGATGCCATCGCCAAGCGGGCCGGGTTGGGGGTGGGCACGGTGGTGCGCGCCTTCGGCGGGAAGGACGCGTTGCTGGATGCGGCCGTGTCCGAGCTACTCACGCCGATGGTCGAGCGCGGGAAAGAACTACTGGCACAAGGTGATCCGAGCGAAGCGCTGCGGACATTCCTCGGCGAGTTGATGACGTTTCAGGCAGCCCACCACGCCGTCAGCGAGCGATTCGCCGGACTTCAGCTGCCGGAGACCAGCGCACTGCGCGGCCAATTGGTCACGATCGCAGCGGATTTGGTCACCGGCGCGCAGCGGGCGGGCACCGTGCGCACCGATCTGGACGCCGATGCCCTCACGGCCATGATCGGTGAGACCGCCTTCGCCGTCGCGCGGTCGGCGGGTACATCCCCGCGCTTGACCGACACCTTCCTCACGGTCTTGATGGATGGACTGAAGCCCAGCGCCGGCTAG
- a CDS encoding IclR family transcriptional regulator has translation MRNVLNTLRVLEEVAARQPIGVGELARVLELPKSTVQRALVTLDTAGWIRPATGEVTRWVITTKALAVGGSAGGDLGLRGAALPVLEDLRRSTGETVHLTIPENGKMVLIERLETDKPVRTSMALGHALPLHASANGKAVLAHTPPESLRRLLRDDLPRYTDTTITDPDALRAELNRIRAQGFAVNRGEWRSDVGAVAAAVLSSEGQPVASLSVNLPIGRLTPDTEPGFGAAVTAAARTLAARLI, from the coding sequence TTGCGAAATGTCCTGAACACCTTGCGAGTTCTCGAGGAAGTGGCCGCGCGCCAGCCCATCGGCGTCGGCGAACTCGCCCGCGTGCTGGAGCTGCCCAAGAGCACGGTGCAGCGGGCCCTGGTCACCCTCGACACCGCCGGCTGGATACGTCCCGCGACCGGTGAGGTCACCCGGTGGGTCATCACCACCAAAGCCCTTGCGGTGGGCGGCAGTGCGGGCGGCGACCTCGGCCTGCGCGGCGCCGCCCTGCCGGTGCTGGAGGATCTGCGCCGCTCGACCGGCGAAACCGTTCACCTGACCATCCCCGAGAACGGCAAGATGGTCCTCATCGAACGCCTCGAGACCGACAAACCGGTCCGCACCAGCATGGCGCTCGGCCACGCGCTACCCCTGCACGCCTCCGCCAACGGCAAAGCCGTCCTCGCCCACACCCCGCCCGAGTCCCTGCGCCGTTTGCTGCGCGATGATCTCCCCCGCTACACCGACACCACCATCACCGACCCGGACGCGCTCCGCGCCGAACTGAATCGCATTCGCGCCCAAGGGTTTGCGGTCAACCGCGGCGAATGGCGCTCGGACGTGGGCGCGGTGGCCGCCGCCGTCCTCTCATCCGAGGGGCAGCCGGTGGCCAGCCTGAGCGTCAACCTCCCCATCGGCCGCCTGACTCCCGATACGGAACCGGGCTTCGGCGCCGCGGTAACCGCGGCAGCCCGAACGCTCGCGGCGCGCCTGATCTAG
- a CDS encoding FAD-dependent monooxygenase yields the protein MNTRVLIVGASIAGLTAAHWLTRSGFDVTVVERAPGLRTGGNGVDIRDDAIDVIERMGIMPQVRALAADVRGMKFVDAEDRAVARIDTSDPVAVEIMRGDLVALLHRSADVEYLFGDSIRALTQDADGVTVDFHTAPTRRFDLVLGADGMHSTVRKLAFGPEEQFLRYKDHYFAFANTDSTLGEDRWVTMYNEPGKMAGIYRSGNHAQAKAYFIFRSEPLAYDYRDMAAHKKLVTDAFGSDTSWRVPGLLAAAVEDPEFYFDALSQVHMESWSTGRIALLGDAAWCASPASGAGAELAIVGAYRLASELAAANGDHRVAFERYHAKHRALVEKKQQICMNMGLMVPKTAMGRKVRNTLARLM from the coding sequence ATGAACACACGAGTTCTGATCGTCGGCGCGAGCATCGCGGGACTGACCGCGGCACATTGGCTGACGCGCTCCGGCTTCGACGTCACGGTGGTCGAACGGGCGCCGGGGCTGCGCACGGGCGGCAACGGCGTCGACATCCGGGACGACGCAATCGATGTCATCGAGCGCATGGGCATCATGCCGCAGGTCCGGGCCTTGGCCGCCGATGTGCGGGGCATGAAATTCGTCGACGCCGAGGACCGTGCCGTCGCCCGCATCGACACCAGTGATCCGGTCGCGGTGGAGATCATGCGCGGGGACCTCGTCGCGCTGCTGCACCGGAGCGCCGACGTCGAATACCTCTTCGGCGACTCGATCCGGGCGCTGACCCAGGACGCGGACGGTGTCACCGTGGACTTCCACACCGCGCCGACCCGGCGTTTCGATCTGGTCCTCGGCGCCGACGGAATGCATTCCACCGTACGGAAACTGGCTTTCGGCCCGGAGGAACAGTTCCTTCGATACAAGGACCACTACTTCGCATTCGCCAATACCGATTCGACGCTCGGCGAAGACCGCTGGGTGACGATGTACAACGAGCCCGGAAAAATGGCCGGAATCTACCGCTCCGGCAATCACGCACAAGCCAAGGCGTACTTCATCTTCCGGTCCGAACCCCTCGCCTACGACTACCGGGACATGGCCGCGCACAAAAAGCTCGTGACGGACGCGTTCGGCAGTGATACCTCGTGGCGTGTCCCCGGACTGCTCGCGGCCGCCGTCGAAGACCCCGAATTCTATTTCGACGCATTGAGCCAGGTGCACATGGAATCCTGGTCCACCGGGCGGATAGCGCTACTGGGTGACGCGGCATGGTGCGCGTCGCCGGCCTCCGGCGCGGGTGCGGAACTCGCCATCGTTGGCGCGTACCGGCTGGCCAGCGAGCTCGCCGCCGCGAACGGAGATCATCGCGTCGCGTTCGAGCGGTATCATGCGAAGCATCGTGCGCTGGTGGAAAAGAAGCAGCAGATCTGCATGAACATGGGGCTGATGGTGCCCAAAACCGCCATGGGCCGCAAAGTCCGAAACACGCTCGCTCGATTGATGTAA
- a CDS encoding FAD-binding and (Fe-S)-binding domain-containing protein codes for MTTIDKQTTVSTATAARLEQALRAVMEGEVAFDDYSRHLFSRDASMYAITPLGVAFPRHAADVAAAVRVAAELRVPIVARGAGTSLAGQTVGPGLVLDLSRHMNRLIVDAYSRTALVEAGVVQDQLNRAAAAHGLMFGPDTSTSNRATIGGMIGNNSAGSGSLTYGMTIDHVRALDVVLADGSQVRLDAVDEAELRHRAAADTLEGRIYRELPRLVAENDDAIRAGMPLFWRRAGGYRLDRLAGAGKGTPWDLAKFVVGAEGTLVIVTHALVDLVPKPTHTVYAVGHFDDTHSAIAATTDALACDPYQVELMDRTILALSRQRLEYAELGSILVGDPGALLFVSFAGPDKTALIAKIAALEALWRQHGHGYHTLRAIEPAEQRALLKVRKSSLGLLMAAGEGTRRPLAFVEDTAVDPAHLPEYTRRFQRILDAHQLEAGFYGHCSVGCLHIRPFVDLTDPAQVTRMRAVAEAVKDLVTEYGGVNSSEHGDGLARSEFNREIFGDELYETMRKVKRLFDPHGIMNPGKIVDAPPMTDNLRDRDALPPAPPLTTTLDFEVVGGMRGAADRCMNIGLCRKAGPGVMCPSYIATREEEHATRGRANALVKALSQPDPHAALGDERLHEILDLCLMCKACKSECPMSVDMASLKAEALAHHHEIHGTPWRSRLFGAIRTLNRIGSATAPLSNAPGRSRLLRRLLDRGLGVTAARPLPEFQRANLIRWFSRRDATGLPAPLGTVNWLADSFTTFTEPRIGQAAIELLERAGWRVELAGGGCCGRSSMSKGLLEDARDKATALVESLTTTTVPGSPIVGCEPSCVFMLRDEHTALLPESSGAREVAGRVRQVEELLVEAIDAERLRLRADSPFAGRRIVFHGHCHQKAEVGTAATMALLRRIPGAVVEEIDAGCCGMAGSFGFESEHYETSLAVGADRLFPALAAESPDTVVAATGVSCRQQIFHGAGRTAWHPVELVREALVE; via the coding sequence ATGACGACCATCGATAAGCAGACCACCGTCTCCACCGCGACGGCCGCTCGGCTGGAGCAGGCGTTGCGCGCGGTGATGGAAGGCGAGGTCGCCTTCGACGACTACAGCAGGCATCTGTTCTCCCGCGACGCCAGCATGTACGCGATCACCCCGCTGGGTGTCGCGTTTCCCCGGCACGCCGCGGACGTGGCGGCCGCGGTGCGGGTCGCGGCGGAACTGCGGGTGCCGATCGTGGCGCGCGGCGCGGGGACCAGCCTCGCCGGGCAGACCGTGGGACCCGGTCTGGTACTCGATCTTTCGCGGCACATGAACCGCCTCATCGTCGACGCCTACAGCCGGACCGCGCTGGTCGAGGCGGGCGTGGTGCAGGATCAGCTCAATCGGGCCGCCGCCGCGCACGGGCTCATGTTCGGGCCCGACACCTCCACCAGCAATCGGGCCACCATCGGCGGGATGATCGGAAACAATTCCGCCGGAAGCGGTTCGCTGACCTACGGCATGACCATCGATCACGTGCGGGCGCTCGATGTGGTGCTCGCCGACGGGTCGCAGGTGCGCTTGGACGCCGTCGACGAAGCCGAACTGCGGCACCGGGCCGCGGCCGACACGCTGGAAGGCCGCATCTACCGGGAACTTCCGCGTCTCGTCGCCGAGAACGACGACGCGATCCGCGCCGGGATGCCGCTGTTCTGGCGGCGCGCGGGCGGTTACCGGCTGGATCGGCTGGCCGGGGCCGGCAAAGGCACACCGTGGGATCTGGCCAAGTTCGTGGTCGGCGCGGAGGGGACCCTGGTCATCGTCACGCACGCCCTGGTGGATCTGGTGCCCAAACCCACCCACACCGTCTATGCCGTCGGCCATTTCGACGATACGCACAGCGCGATCGCCGCCACCACCGATGCCCTGGCCTGCGATCCGTATCAGGTGGAGCTGATGGACCGCACGATTCTGGCGCTGTCGCGGCAGCGCCTCGAGTACGCGGAGTTGGGCAGCATCCTCGTCGGCGATCCCGGCGCGCTGCTGTTCGTATCCTTCGCCGGCCCGGACAAAACGGCGCTGATCGCGAAAATCGCGGCGCTCGAGGCACTCTGGAGACAGCACGGCCACGGCTATCACACCCTGCGCGCGATCGAGCCCGCCGAGCAGCGGGCGCTGCTCAAAGTCCGCAAATCCAGCCTCGGGCTGCTCATGGCTGCGGGGGAGGGCACGCGGCGGCCGCTGGCGTTCGTGGAAGACACCGCCGTGGACCCGGCGCATCTGCCCGAATACACCCGCCGGTTCCAGCGCATCCTCGACGCGCATCAGCTGGAGGCGGGCTTCTACGGCCATTGTTCGGTGGGCTGCCTGCACATTCGGCCCTTCGTGGATCTGACCGATCCCGCGCAGGTGACGCGCATGCGGGCGGTGGCCGAGGCGGTCAAGGACCTGGTCACCGAGTACGGCGGGGTCAATTCCAGCGAGCACGGGGACGGGCTGGCGCGCAGCGAATTCAATCGCGAGATCTTCGGCGACGAACTGTACGAGACCATGCGAAAGGTCAAGCGGCTGTTCGATCCACACGGCATCATGAACCCCGGCAAGATCGTCGACGCGCCGCCCATGACCGACAACCTGCGCGACCGCGACGCCCTGCCCCCGGCGCCGCCGCTGACCACCACCCTCGATTTCGAGGTGGTCGGCGGGATGCGGGGCGCGGCCGACCGATGCATGAACATCGGGCTGTGCCGCAAGGCCGGGCCGGGCGTCATGTGCCCGTCCTACATCGCCACCCGCGAGGAGGAACATGCCACGCGCGGGCGAGCCAACGCGCTGGTCAAGGCGCTGTCACAACCGGATCCGCATGCCGCGCTGGGCGACGAGCGGCTGCACGAGATCCTCGATCTGTGCCTGATGTGCAAGGCCTGCAAGAGCGAATGCCCCATGAGCGTGGATATGGCGTCACTGAAGGCCGAGGCGCTCGCCCATCACCACGAAATCCATGGAACACCGTGGCGGTCACGGCTTTTCGGAGCGATCCGGACCCTCAACCGGATCGGCTCGGCGACCGCCCCGCTGTCGAACGCCCCCGGCCGCAGCCGGCTGCTGCGCCGCCTGCTCGACCGCGGCCTGGGCGTCACCGCGGCGCGGCCGCTGCCGGAGTTCCAGCGCGCCAACCTGATTCGCTGGTTCAGCCGCCGCGACGCGACCGGGCTGCCCGCGCCGCTGGGCACGGTGAACTGGCTGGCCGACTCGTTCACCACCTTCACCGAACCCCGGATCGGACAGGCCGCCATCGAACTGCTCGAGCGCGCCGGATGGCGGGTGGAACTGGCCGGCGGCGGCTGCTGCGGGCGCTCCAGCATGTCGAAGGGGCTGCTCGAGGATGCGCGCGACAAGGCCACGGCACTGGTCGAATCGCTCACCACGACCACGGTGCCCGGATCGCCGATCGTGGGCTGCGAGCCGTCGTGTGTGTTCATGCTGCGCGACGAACACACCGCACTGCTGCCGGAATCGTCCGGGGCCCGGGAAGTGGCCGGGCGGGTTCGGCAGGTGGAGGAGCTCCTGGTCGAGGCCATCGACGCCGAGCGGCTGCGCCTGCGCGCGGACTCGCCCTTCGCGGGACGGCGCATCGTGTTTCACGGGCACTGCCATCAGAAGGCCGAAGTCGGCACCGCCGCCACCATGGCGTTGCTACGCCGGATTCCCGGCGCGGTGGTCGAAGAGATCGACGCCGGCTGCTGCGGGATGGCCGGCTCGTTCGGCTTCGAATCCGAGCATTACGAGACGTCTCTGGCGGTCGGCGCGGACCGGTTGTTCCCAGCGTTGGCCGCCGAGTCACCCGACACGGTCGTGGCGGCAACCGGAGTGTCGTGTCGTCAGCAGATCTTCCACGGGGCCGGCCGGACGGCATGGCATCCGGTCGAACTGGTCCGGGAGGCGCTGGTGGAGTAG
- a CDS encoding HNH endonuclease signature motif containing protein produces the protein MNSMGVTFDNCGITELVTAVETLSTTISHATLIPFTDSDVVALMQQLETCKRKLSALDSKLIIEASDRSLPEASGAGKLVPFLRQTLGLSAHDASVRVKITHECGEFTEPGGHPRPATLPVAAEAFAAGALSRDHVRHIVDIMTHLPTDIPVETRVDVEQVLVEQSCEGLFPDDLPKIGREILARLDPDGTVINDADRRRRRGLVIGRPGVDGMSWVEGWITPELRACLDAVLAKFARPGMCNAEDPESPGVPGASGAARTPGVVVAPGSIAASGAAVCGLPGPAVAGGVVAGGGVGAADSDVVDTGAAATNVVAAGAAAHGVVAEGVATQGFTAQGPAGPGVGAHGRAAQGAGVAGAAGGAVVDSAVLEAAARRDRRDAGQRNHDALLALLQAGVDMNKLGSHRGLPVQITLTMSLADLERGAGIATTATGGHLSINEALKMAAGSKPVLAVLDGDGIPLYLGRSRERLATPGQRLALIARDKGCTHPDCDAPAAMCAAHHVVDWAKGGPTDLDNLALVCDHHHALVNDSEYGWATVMMGKDSPHRGRVGWIAPAAVDPSRTPRVNEKHHAGQRVATSIAARCHQWGPQAA, from the coding sequence ATGAATTCGATGGGGGTGACATTCGACAACTGCGGCATCACCGAACTGGTGACCGCAGTAGAAACCCTCTCGACCACCATCTCCCACGCCACCCTCATCCCGTTCACGGATTCCGATGTGGTGGCGTTGATGCAGCAGTTGGAGACCTGCAAGCGCAAGCTGTCGGCGTTGGATTCGAAGCTGATCATCGAAGCCTCGGATCGTTCGTTGCCGGAGGCCAGTGGTGCGGGCAAGTTGGTGCCGTTCCTGCGTCAAACCCTGGGCCTGTCCGCCCACGATGCGTCGGTGCGGGTGAAGATCACCCACGAATGCGGCGAGTTCACCGAACCGGGCGGCCACCCCCGCCCCGCCACCCTGCCGGTGGCTGCGGAAGCCTTTGCGGCAGGCGCGCTCTCGCGTGACCACGTCCGCCACATCGTCGACATCATGACGCATCTGCCCACCGACATCCCGGTCGAAACTCGGGTGGATGTGGAGCAGGTGCTGGTGGAACAGTCCTGTGAGGGTTTGTTCCCTGACGACCTCCCGAAGATCGGCCGCGAGATCCTCGCGCGTTTGGATCCGGACGGCACGGTGATCAATGATGCCGACCGCCGTCGCCGTCGCGGTCTGGTGATCGGTCGGCCGGGTGTGGATGGCATGTCGTGGGTGGAGGGCTGGATCACCCCGGAGTTGCGTGCGTGCTTGGATGCGGTGCTGGCGAAGTTCGCTCGCCCGGGCATGTGCAACGCGGAGGATCCCGAAAGCCCTGGCGTTCCGGGTGCTTCCGGCGCTGCCCGCACGCCTGGCGTTGTCGTTGCGCCCGGCTCCATCGCTGCGTCTGGCGCTGCTGTTTGCGGCCTGCCCGGTCCGGCTGTGGCCGGCGGTGTGGTCGCGGGTGGTGGTGTCGGTGCTGCGGACAGCGACGTTGTAGACACCGGCGCTGCGGCCACCAATGTTGTGGCCGCCGGGGCTGCCGCCCACGGCGTGGTGGCCGAAGGCGTTGCCACCCAGGGTTTCACCGCCCAGGGTCCTGCCGGACCGGGTGTTGGCGCGCACGGCCGTGCCGCCCAGGGTGCGGGCGTGGCCGGGGCTGCCGGTGGCGCGGTTGTCGACTCCGCTGTGTTGGAAGCCGCCGCGCGGCGTGACCGGCGCGATGCCGGGCAACGCAACCACGACGCGCTGCTCGCCCTGCTGCAAGCCGGGGTCGACATGAACAAGCTCGGCAGCCATCGCGGGCTGCCCGTGCAGATCACCCTCACCATGAGCCTCGCCGACCTGGAACGCGGTGCCGGGATCGCCACCACCGCCACCGGCGGACACCTCTCCATCAACGAAGCACTCAAAATGGCCGCCGGCAGCAAGCCGGTGCTGGCCGTGCTCGACGGGGATGGGATTCCGCTCTACCTCGGGCGCAGCCGCGAACGGCTCGCCACCCCCGGGCAACGGCTGGCGTTGATCGCCCGCGACAAAGGCTGCACCCACCCCGACTGTGATGCACCAGCGGCGATGTGCGCTGCCCACCACGTGGTGGATTGGGCCAAAGGCGGTCCCACCGATCTCGACAACCTGGCGTTGGTGTGCGATCACCACCACGCCCTCGTGAACGACAGCGAGTACGGGTGGGCCACGGTCATGATGGGCAAGGATTCCCCGCATCGTGGGCGGGTGGGCTGGATCGCGCCAGCAGCGGTCGATCCGTCGCGTACGCCTCGGGTGAACGAGAAACATCACGCCGGGCAGCGGGTCGCCACTAGCATCGCCGCACGCTGCCACCAGTGGGGCCCACAGGCCGCATGA
- a CDS encoding MFS transporter: protein MFERTPTVRRLSHRKRWTYILPVVVFIYVICYIDRTNISFALPHLKTDMHLTGAQQGLASGIFFWGYLLLQIPGGYIAERWSARQWIAILMVLWSVAAMASGLTHSVGQLLLARFLLGVAEGGVQPALMATIRAWFPFAERGRAFAIFKLYTPIAAIVAAPFSGVILTYLDWRWMFVIQGGAPLVVGLFAWLAVVRDTPAKAGWLSQVEREYIESARVREGEQLQPRGTFKAAFTSKIVWQFALIYTLTQMGLLGLTLWMPSVLRKAFHTDLTVGLVAILPQLAAGAAIILVGRSADRRGGHIAHMSVVLAAASLILAGASLVSAQQKWLVLLAMILGTAASIAWYGPFWATVTKLTPVAAAGAGMGLINGVGNLGSFFGPYIGGWLSDLSGGGYALTQVFFGVVFGVAALLVLTLRRRLHAATLTQPMLPPRPITVDNKDFQ from the coding sequence GTGTTCGAGCGGACTCCCACCGTCCGGCGACTGTCCCACAGGAAACGCTGGACCTATATCTTGCCGGTCGTCGTCTTCATCTACGTCATCTGTTATATCGACCGCACAAATATCAGTTTCGCGCTGCCGCACCTGAAAACGGATATGCACCTCACCGGCGCGCAGCAGGGCCTGGCCAGCGGGATCTTCTTCTGGGGTTATCTGCTGCTGCAGATTCCCGGCGGCTATATCGCCGAACGCTGGAGCGCCCGGCAGTGGATCGCCATCCTCATGGTGTTGTGGAGTGTGGCGGCCATGGCCTCCGGCCTGACCCATTCGGTCGGGCAGTTGTTGCTGGCGCGGTTTCTGCTCGGTGTCGCCGAGGGCGGCGTGCAGCCGGCGTTGATGGCCACCATTCGCGCCTGGTTCCCGTTCGCCGAAAGAGGCCGGGCCTTCGCCATTTTCAAGCTGTACACCCCGATCGCGGCGATTGTCGCGGCACCGTTCTCGGGGGTGATCCTCACCTATCTGGACTGGCGGTGGATGTTCGTCATCCAGGGCGGCGCGCCGCTGGTCGTCGGCCTCTTCGCATGGCTGGCGGTCGTGCGCGACACCCCGGCGAAAGCCGGCTGGCTGTCGCAGGTCGAACGTGAGTACATCGAGAGCGCCCGGGTGCGCGAGGGTGAGCAGTTGCAGCCGCGCGGAACGTTCAAGGCGGCGTTCACTTCCAAGATCGTGTGGCAGTTCGCGCTGATCTACACCCTCACCCAAATGGGTCTGCTGGGGCTGACGCTGTGGATGCCCAGCGTGCTGAGGAAGGCATTCCACACGGACCTGACCGTGGGCCTGGTGGCGATCCTGCCGCAGCTGGCGGCCGGCGCGGCGATCATTCTGGTGGGGCGTTCGGCGGATCGCCGCGGCGGGCACATCGCGCACATGTCGGTGGTGCTGGCGGCGGCGTCGCTGATCCTGGCGGGCGCGAGTCTGGTTTCCGCGCAACAGAAATGGCTGGTGCTGCTGGCCATGATTCTCGGCACGGCGGCGTCGATCGCCTGGTACGGCCCGTTCTGGGCGACGGTCACCAAGCTGACGCCGGTGGCCGCGGCCGGCGCCGGAATGGGCTTGATCAATGGGGTGGGCAATCTGGGCAGCTTCTTCGGCCCGTACATCGGCGGCTGGCTCAGCGATCTCAGCGGCGGCGGATACGCGCTGACGCAGGTGTTCTTCGGGGTCGTGTTCGGGGTCGCGGCGCTGCTCGTGCTCACGCTGCGACGGCGACTGCACGCCGCGACACTAACCCAGCCGATGCTGCCGCCCCGCCCGATCACCGTGGACAACAAGGACTTTCAATGA
- a CDS encoding pyridoxal-phosphate-dependent aminotransferase family protein has protein sequence MTAHSGRHFLQIPGPTNVPDRILRAIAQPTIDHRGPEFAELTKDLLRRVQPVFGTDGPVVIYPSSGTGAWEAALVNTLSPGDRVLAFETGHFATLWREMAERLGLEVEFVAGDWRHGADPVALAERLAADTAHRIAAIMVVHNETSTGVTSRIPEIRAALDEAEHPALLLVDTISSLGSIDYRHREWGVDVTVGCSQKGLMLPPGLGFNAVSEKALAAARTARLPRSYLDWTPILDANAHGFYPYTPATNLLYGLREACLMLEEEGLASVFARHDRHAAATRAAVRGWGLEVLCADPREYSSSLTAVLVGGAHDADKVRRIILDRFDMSLGTGLGRLAGRVFRIGHLGDFNDLSLAGTLAGVQMGLELAGIAVDPGGLQDALEVLRGE, from the coding sequence ATGACAGCCCACAGCGGACGGCATTTTCTGCAGATTCCAGGGCCCACGAATGTCCCGGATCGGATTCTGCGGGCCATCGCGCAACCCACCATCGATCATCGCGGGCCCGAATTCGCGGAACTCACCAAGGATTTGCTGCGCCGGGTGCAGCCGGTGTTCGGGACCGACGGGCCGGTCGTGATCTATCCGTCGTCGGGTACGGGGGCGTGGGAGGCCGCGTTGGTCAACACCCTCTCGCCCGGTGATCGGGTACTCGCCTTCGAGACCGGACATTTCGCCACCCTGTGGCGGGAGATGGCCGAAAGGCTCGGGCTCGAGGTGGAATTCGTGGCGGGGGACTGGCGCCACGGCGCGGACCCGGTCGCGCTGGCCGAGCGGCTCGCCGCCGATACCGCGCACCGCATCGCGGCGATCATGGTGGTGCACAACGAGACCTCGACCGGCGTCACCAGCCGGATCCCCGAGATCCGGGCCGCCCTCGACGAGGCCGAGCATCCCGCGCTGCTGCTGGTCGACACCATTTCCTCGCTGGGTTCCATCGACTATCGGCATCGGGAATGGGGTGTCGACGTCACCGTCGGCTGTTCGCAGAAGGGGTTGATGCTGCCGCCGGGGCTGGGTTTCAACGCCGTCAGCGAGAAGGCGCTCGCGGCCGCCCGCACGGCCCGGCTGCCGCGTTCCTACCTCGACTGGACGCCGATTCTCGACGCCAATGCACACGGCTTCTACCCCTACACCCCGGCCACCAACCTGCTCTACGGCCTGCGCGAAGCCTGCCTGATGCTCGAAGAAGAAGGTCTGGCAAGCGTTTTCGCGCGCCACGACCGGCATGCGGCGGCCACGCGGGCGGCGGTGCGCGGGTGGGGGCTCGAGGTGCTGTGCGCCGATCCGCGGGAGTACTCGAGTTCGCTGACCGCGGTCCTGGTCGGTGGGGCGCACGATGCCGACAAGGTGCGGCGCATCATTCTGGATCGCTTCGATATGTCGCTGGGCACCGGGTTGGGCCGGCTGGCGGGCCGGGTGTTCCGCATCGGGCATCTGGGCGACTTCAACGACCTGTCGCTGGCGGGGACCCTCGCCGGTGTGCAGATGGGCCTGGAATTGGCCGGGATCGCCGTGGATCCGGGCGGACTGCAGGACGCCCTCGAGGTGCTGCGCGGGGAGTGA